From Carassius gibelio isolate Cgi1373 ecotype wild population from Czech Republic chromosome B21, carGib1.2-hapl.c, whole genome shotgun sequence, the proteins below share one genomic window:
- the LOC127985353 gene encoding carboxypeptidase D-like has product MHALWLILPHILIVLHQILGLRLTDELHEETYKGYYNYADMTDRLQRFSQKYAHICSLSSIGKSVDGRELWVMRITTSPTAEVPGKPRVKYVGNIHGDEALSRQLLMYLIEYLLTKYGRDVSVTELVNRTDIYILASVNPDGFERAVEGDCTGSSAGRENTKHHDLNKSFPDRDESFSKNPKDLPEVTAVMKWILEKKFVLSGSLHGGSVMATYPFDDSSSYATSGLTTDVAMFRHLAQTYTKNHPIMRSDKPGCPGVPEKHSGDGGMQDYNYFKGNCFEVTFELSCCKYPPASQLFTEWTNNKEALFAYMHQAHIGVRGFVMTRSGFGLPDASISVSGIDHNITTWMFGDYYRLLLPGRYDITASSPGYLSNTVKNVPVIEGKATLLNFTLEEPIEEMLMLGPSEQLVLTSEGLNTPGSPTSRSPIHTLDFRYHSYDEMEMFLQLLSAVHPSITHLISVGQSVQGRNLYVMEISTNPGVDQKGKPEVMFLGNLHGNEFIGREILLNLVEYLCRSYGSDPLVTRLVSSTRIHIMPSVNPDGYELALKAHNEPVSGDLSIIGHSNSHSVDLNANFPQQSGSGATAEAETQAVMNWIKDHSFVLSASIRGGFRGVVYPSSIDSVDEELFKSVAKDYYAQSRDFQEPQACDVPRTREKKGIKDHPPVVTGIDLLTWAYHSTDTLAVNIGLSCELLPPEELLSEYWENNYGALLHFIQQVHFFVRGMVTDGHSGKGIADATVMVEGSSHHVHTSSTGQYWRPLAPGSYHITASAPGYTPISASVRVLETRMEQVDFKLTRDALQPSVEEGEQKNFEKLVELLLAPGELDRLVRSLLPAQTYRYRNYRERSEFLRGLTLNFPHITRLYSLGQSTEIRTIWALEIAGNLERPQAGEPKIRFVAGVHGNAAAGPELLLEFASVLCLNYGRNPVITKLIDRSRILILPCVNPDGREKAQKGVCSSSEGYTNAHGTDLDTDFFYGNASTQPETRAVMGLIYGGGFSLSVVLEGGSLLATYPYDRPNQHAQNEETLKYLASLYASNHPLMHLGNLGCTEKSEHIPGGILRGADFSAHTGSMKDFSLDVGVCPEITAYIGCCMFPSEHQLFSLWMENRLPLFRMLLEVHRRLSGVVRDSKGHPVSDAVVVVNGFMNVHADSQGHFTTLVAPGTHKLLVQAHGYQQELQQVNISSDKVTSPIVIDFTADTASQSQAVFVIATASLMSVLICALIIWHLRSSKFSHVREGVRWLRRKRDVLQMEGMASEKSPLRQEFLDESESEDDPFLVESR; this is encoded by the exons ATGCATGCGTTGTGGCTCATTTTGCCGCATATTTTAATAGTTCTGCACCAAATACTCGGTTTGCGCCTCACCGACGAATTGCATGAAGAAACATACAAAGGATATTACAACTACGCTGACATGACCGATCGTCTTCAGCGTTTTTCTCAAAAGTACGCGCATATTTGCAGCCTCTCGAGCATCGGAAAGTCGGTCGATGGAAGGGAGCTTTGGGTCATGAGAATAACAACGAGTCCGACGGCGGAAGTACCGGGCAAACCGAGGGTCAAGTATGTGGGCAACATCCACGGGGACGAGGCTTTATCGAGACAGCTGTTAATGTACCTGATCGAGTACCTGTTGACGAAGTACGGCCGTGATGTGAGTGTAACCGAGCTGGTGAACCGGACTGACATCTATATACTGGCCAGCGTGAATCCTGACGGCTTTGAGCGCGCGGTGGAGGGGGACTGCACCGGCAGCAGCGCGGGCCGCGAGAACACCAAACATCATGACCTCAATAAGAGTTTCCCAGACCGGGACGAGTCCTTCAGTAAGAACCCAAAAGACCTACCGGAGGTCACAGCTGTGATGAAATGGATTCTTgagaaaaa GTTTGTCTTGTCTGGTAGTCTACATGGGGGCTCAGTGATGGCCACCTACCCCTTTGATGACAGCAGTTCTTATGCAACCTCAGGACTGACAACAGATGTTGCCATGTTTCGCCATTTAGCACAAACCTACACTAAGAACCATCCCATTATGAGGTCGGACAAACCTGGCTGTCCTGGCGTTCCAGAAAAACACTCGGGAGATG GGGGAATGCAGGATTACAACTATTTCAAAGGGAACTGCTTTGAAGTCACTTTTGAGTTGAGCTGCTGCAAGTATCCACCAGCTTCTCAGCTTTTCACAGAATGGACCAATAACAAGGAGGCCCTTTTTGCCTACATGCACCAA GCTCATATTGGAGTGAGAGGTTTTGTAATGACCAGATCAGGCTTTGGTCTCCCAGATGCATCTATCTCCGTTTCTGGAATTGATCACAACATCACCACTTGGATGTTTGGCGATTATTATCGCCTGCTGCTTCCTGGAAGATATGACATCACAGCCAGCTCACCTGG ATATCTTTCAAATACCGTCAAGAATGTGCCAGTGATTGAAGGCAAAGCCACGCTGTTAAACTTCACTCTTGAGGAACCTATAGAGGAGATGTTAATGCTAGGACCCTCTGAACAACTTGTACTAACCAGTGAAGGTCTGAACACACCTGGGTCTCCCACCTCAAGGTCTCCAATCCATACTTTGGATTTCCGATATCATAGTTATGATGAAATGGAGATGTTCTTGCAGCTGCTAAGTGCTGTCCATCCTTCCATCACGCACCTGATCTCTGTTGGACAATCAGTGCAGGGCAGGAATCTTTATGTAATGGAGATATCCACCAATCCTGGTGTTGATCAGAAAG GCAAACCAGAGGTCATGTTTTTGGGTAACCTGCATGGAAATGAGTTTATTGGACGTGAGATTCTCCTAAACCTGGTTGAGTACTTGTGCCGCAGTTATGGCAGCGATCCGTTGGTCACACGTCTGGTCAGTAGTACAAGAATTCACATCATGCCTTCTGTGAACCCAGACGGGTATGAATTGGCACTAAAAG CTCACAACGAACCGGTTTCAGGAGACCTAAGTATTATTGGACACAGTAACAGTCACAGTGTGGACCTGAATGCAAATTTCCCTCAACAGTCAGGATCAGGAGCTACTGCTGAAGCAGAAACTCAAGCAGTGATGAACTGGATCAAGGATCACTCCTTTGTACTGTCTGCAAGTATACGTGGAG GGTTTAGGGGAGTTGTCTACCCCAGCTCCATTGACTCTGTTGATGAGGAGCTGTTTAAATCAGTTGCAAAAGACTATTATGCG CAATCTCGGGATTTTCAAGAGCCTCAGGCTTGTGATGTGCCAAGAACCAGAGAGAAAAAAGGCATTAAGGACCATCCTCCAGTAGTCACAG GAATTGATCTGCTGACTTGGGCATATCACAGCACAGACACTTTAGCTGTTAACATTGGTCTGAGCTGTGAACTGCTTCCACCAGAGGAGTTGCTCTCAGAATACTGGGAGAATAATTACGGAGCGCTCTTGCATTTTATACAACAG GTTCATTTCTTTGTGAGGGGTATGGTGACTGATGGTCATTCTGGCAAAGGCATTGCTGATGCCACAGTCATGGTTGAAGGCTCAAGCCATCATGTCCACACCAGCAGCACAGGCCAGTACTGGAGACCTCTGGCTCCTGGTTCTTACCATATCACCGCTTCTGCTCCAGG TTATACTCCAATATCAGCATCTGTCCGGGTGTTGGAGACTCGGATGGAGCAGGTGGACTTCAAGCTGACCAGAGATGCATTGCAGCCATCTGTTGAGGAAGGAGAACAGAAGAACTTTGAGAAACTGGTGGAGTTGCTTCTAGCCCCTGGTGAGTTGGATCGGTTGGTCCGCAGTCTTCTCCCTGCCCAAACCTACCGGTACCGGAACTACAGGGAACGCTCGGAGTTCCTGCGTGGATTGACCTTAAACTTTCCTCACATCACACGGCTGTACAG CTTGGGTCAAAGCACTGAAATTAGAACTATCTGGGCTCTTGAGATCGCTGGCAATTTGGAGCGCCCTCAAGCTGGTGAACCCAAGATCCGTTTTGTGGCCGGAGTCCATGGTAATGCAGCAGCAGGTCCAGAGTTGCTGCTTGAATTTGCTTCTGTTCTCTGCCTAAACTATGGCAGGAATCCAGTCATCACCAAG CTGATTGACAGGAGCAGGATACTGATTCTCCCTTGTGTGAACCCTGATGGTAGAGAGAAGGCACAAAAGGGAGTCTGCTCATCCAGTGAGGGGTACACAAACGCTCATGGCACAGACCTGGACACTGATTTCTTCTATG GCAATGCATCCACACAGCCAGAGACGCGTGCAGTGATGGGTCTGATTTATGGAGGGGGTTTCTCTCTCTCAGTAGTGCTAGAGGGAGGCTCTCTGCTGGCTACGTACCCCTATGACAGGCCTAATCAGCATG CACAAAATGAGGAGACGTTGAAATATTTGGCCTCCTTGTATGCCAGCAATCATCCTTTAATGCACTTGGGTAACTTGGGATGTACAGAAAAGTCAG AGCATATCCCAGGAGGGATCCTGAGGGGTGCGGATTTCAGTGCTCACACTGGCAGTATGAAG GACTTTAGTTTGGATGTTGGCGTTTGCCCTGAAATCACGGCATACATTGGCTGTTGTATGTTCCCATCCGAACATCAGCTCTTCTCGCTGTGGATGGAGAACAGACTGCCTCTTTTCCGCATGCTGCTGGAG GTTCACAGAAGGCTGAGTGGTGTTGTGAGGGACAGTAAAGGCCATCCGGTGTCGGATGCTGTTGTTGTGGTGAACGGCTTTATGAATGTTCATGCAGACAGTCAGGGTCACTTCACCACTCTCGTGGCTCCAGGCACACATAAGCTGTTGGTTCAGGCCCATGGATATCAGCAAGAACTCCAGCAG GTGAATATATCCTCCGACAAAGTGACCAGCCCCATTGTGATCGACTTTACAGCGGACACGGCTTCCCAAAGTCAGGCAGTCTTTGTAATTGCcacag CCTCTTTGATGAGTGTCTTGATCTGCGCTCTCATCATCTGGCACCTTCGCTCTTCCAAGTTCAGCCACGTACGAGAGGGGGTTCGTTGGTTGCGTCGTAAGAGGGACGTCCTTCAAATGGAAGGAATGGCCTCAGAGAAGTCACCCTTGCGACAGGAGTTCCTGGATGAGAGTGAGAGTGAAGATGACCCTTTCCTTGTGGAGAGTCGCTGA